In the Engraulis encrasicolus isolate BLACKSEA-1 chromosome 9, IST_EnEncr_1.0, whole genome shotgun sequence genome, one interval contains:
- the selenoj gene encoding selenoprotein J isoform X1: MFAAQQRTGLKMALTLADRAVGAIIGAAVADAAAQPLHWNYRPERLKELLDELEPSPEFRPESANPFYVRKTGEQSCYGDQAYVLLESLVECGGVNAGDLAKRTYKFFGPETVYDLPLNNPYREKGGPKAELPIPGPWRHGSIKGFIKNVDAGKESTGCDDDNQMDGITKLAPVVALYAGRPEMLERVEDAIRVTQNNDMCVAVTLVAARFLEHFILNGPDPKALDTVLAQLNDPKRNNPQDLDKAMAAHIHQVKENLAKPAQELIPAVFTNAUGLPGAFQGALHGVLTSSQLDEAVRTTMRCGGCTCSRSSFIGACFGAQVGPAGIPEAWKSKTLRYPLLLQLATKLVSQRP; this comes from the exons ATGTTTGCCGCTCAGCAGAGGACAGGGCTAAAG ATGGCCTTGACTCTTGCTGACAGAGCAGTGGGGGCCATCATTGGAGCGGCAGTTGCTGATGCTGCAG CCCAGCCTCTTCACTGGAACTACCGACCGGAGAGGCTAAAGGAGCTTTTGGATGAGCTGGAGCCGTCTCCAGAGTTTCGACCCGAGTCTGCCAACCCCTTTTACGTCAGGAAGACGGGGGAGCAGTCCTGCTATGGAGACCAGGCCTATGTACTGCTGGAGTCCCTGGTAGAGTGTGGGG GTGTGAATGCAGGAGACCTCGCAAAGCGCACATACAAGTTTTTTGGCCCAGAGACGGTGTACGACCTTCCTCTCAACAACCCTTACAGAGAGAAAGGAG GGCCCAAGGCTGAGCTTCCTATTCCTGGGCCTTGGAGGCATGGAAGCATCAAAGGCTTCATCAAGAACGTGGATGCTGGCAAGGAATCAACAG GCTGTGACGATGACAACCAGATGGATGGGATAACGAAGCTGGCCCCCGTAGTGGCCCTGTACGCCGGCAGGCCCGAGATGCTAGAGAGGGTCGAGGACGCCATACGTGTCACCCAAAACAACGACATGTGTGTGGCTGTCACCCTGGTCGCAGCCAG ATTCCTGGAGCATTTTATTCTTAATGGCCCAGATCCCAAGGCCTTGGATACTGTGTTGGCGCAGCTAAACGACCCAAAAAGGAATAATCCGCAGGATCTAGACAAAGCAATGGCAG CACACATCCATCAGGTCAAGGAGAACCTGGCTAAGCCTGCCCAGGAGCTGATACCTGCCGTGTTCACTAACGCATGAG GTTTGCCAGGTGCGTTCCAAGGCGCATTGCACGGAGTCCTGACGTCCAGCCAGCTGGATGAGGCGGTCCGGACCACCATGCGATGCGGGGGATGCACCTGCAGTCGATCCTCCTTCATCGGGGCCTGCTTTGGGGCTCAG GTGGGCCCTGCGGGGATCCCTGAGGCCTGGAAGAGCAAGACCCTGAGATATCCACTGCTGCTCCAGCTAGCCACCAAGCTCGTCAGCCAGAGGCCTTAA
- the selenoj gene encoding selenoprotein J isoform X2 yields MALTLADRAVGAIIGAAVADAAAQPLHWNYRPERLKELLDELEPSPEFRPESANPFYVRKTGEQSCYGDQAYVLLESLVECGGVNAGDLAKRTYKFFGPETVYDLPLNNPYREKGGPKAELPIPGPWRHGSIKGFIKNVDAGKESTGCDDDNQMDGITKLAPVVALYAGRPEMLERVEDAIRVTQNNDMCVAVTLVAARFLEHFILNGPDPKALDTVLAQLNDPKRNNPQDLDKAMAAHIHQVKENLAKPAQELIPAVFTNAUGLPGAFQGALHGVLTSSQLDEAVRTTMRCGGCTCSRSSFIGACFGAQVGPAGIPEAWKSKTLRYPLLLQLATKLVSQRP; encoded by the exons ATGGCCTTGACTCTTGCTGACAGAGCAGTGGGGGCCATCATTGGAGCGGCAGTTGCTGATGCTGCAG CCCAGCCTCTTCACTGGAACTACCGACCGGAGAGGCTAAAGGAGCTTTTGGATGAGCTGGAGCCGTCTCCAGAGTTTCGACCCGAGTCTGCCAACCCCTTTTACGTCAGGAAGACGGGGGAGCAGTCCTGCTATGGAGACCAGGCCTATGTACTGCTGGAGTCCCTGGTAGAGTGTGGGG GTGTGAATGCAGGAGACCTCGCAAAGCGCACATACAAGTTTTTTGGCCCAGAGACGGTGTACGACCTTCCTCTCAACAACCCTTACAGAGAGAAAGGAG GGCCCAAGGCTGAGCTTCCTATTCCTGGGCCTTGGAGGCATGGAAGCATCAAAGGCTTCATCAAGAACGTGGATGCTGGCAAGGAATCAACAG GCTGTGACGATGACAACCAGATGGATGGGATAACGAAGCTGGCCCCCGTAGTGGCCCTGTACGCCGGCAGGCCCGAGATGCTAGAGAGGGTCGAGGACGCCATACGTGTCACCCAAAACAACGACATGTGTGTGGCTGTCACCCTGGTCGCAGCCAG ATTCCTGGAGCATTTTATTCTTAATGGCCCAGATCCCAAGGCCTTGGATACTGTGTTGGCGCAGCTAAACGACCCAAAAAGGAATAATCCGCAGGATCTAGACAAAGCAATGGCAG CACACATCCATCAGGTCAAGGAGAACCTGGCTAAGCCTGCCCAGGAGCTGATACCTGCCGTGTTCACTAACGCATGAG GTTTGCCAGGTGCGTTCCAAGGCGCATTGCACGGAGTCCTGACGTCCAGCCAGCTGGATGAGGCGGTCCGGACCACCATGCGATGCGGGGGATGCACCTGCAGTCGATCCTCCTTCATCGGGGCCTGCTTTGGGGCTCAG GTGGGCCCTGCGGGGATCCCTGAGGCCTGGAAGAGCAAGACCCTGAGATATCCACTGCTGCTCCAGCTAGCCACCAAGCTCGTCAGCCAGAGGCCTTAA